The genomic stretch CTGCCGAGCTACAGAGCAAGAACTTTTATAGCCAACTTTATGCCATAGTGAATAAGGTTCCTAGAGGCGACATCAACATCTACTTCACTGGCGACTTCAATGCGAGGATCGGTTCCGATAAAACGGGCTATGAGCGCGTCATAGGACGTCGTGGTCTTGGAGGAATGAGCGAGAACGGCGAGATATTTGCAGAGTTCTGTGGCAACAACGACAACGAGTGAAACGAAAGCCGCGATAGAGCGGGTGAAAACCCGTCAACGGTATTCGGCTCTGTACAGGTAAGTTAAATgctcttgtagatgggacaagCGAGCATGGGCTGACTTCCTGGCTGATGAGATAGAACCGCAGCAACCGTCGATATCCGCCTCCTCTACGATATTTCACGACGTATGAGTTCTGAGTTAGGATGAATTCAACTGATCAGCTGAAACACTGATTCGAGCACTTCGAACAACTTTTTCAAGTTTCGATGTATTAAACCCAACGAAACTTTCGGGGTAGATCGCATATCAGCAGAGCTCAAAGATCAAAGCTGACCCCATGCTATCCGCAAGCATATTGCATCAACTATTCTGCAATATCTGGAACACCGCGACATTTCCGTCTGACTTAGTGAATGTCCTCATCGATCGTGTAACCGTGGAACTAACTGGTCTAaggccgttggtggtggcgggtgaCTCCAatgcttgggctgttgagtggggtaGTCGCTGTACTCACCAGAAGGGCCAGATCCTGCCCCCTTAAGTGTGGACCAACATATTGCTACACTATCGCGGACGTGCGACGCCGCCAAGCCTAGGTCTTGTCAGACTAGGAAAGGAAGGTATCCGgcatactggtggaccgacacGATAGCCGACCTCCGCAGTGCGAGGCAGAGGGTACGACGCGCGCGCACCGATGCGCAAAAATCGAAGCGCCAGGCGGCATTCAAATCCGCTAGagtaacgcttaagagcgcgATAAAGGCaagtaaacgagcctgtttcgatagACTTTACGACAGTGCCGATACGAACTCATGGGGTGACGCTTATAGGGTCGTTACGCCCAAGACCAGAGGCTCATCAGCCCCGGCATAGCAATTACCAGCGATGTCGAAGCGGATCACACACTACGAGCCAAacccctggcctccggctgctgAGTCACCACAAACAGCGAGTAACGACAACCGCACAGAAGTAGGAAAGGCGGCAAAGGTACCGAACGGGAACTCATTGTGATCGCCAGCTCCccgaaggtgagcaaggcaccgggaccagacggaatcccgaacctgACTATTAAGACGGCCATAAAGGTAGCCCCGGGTTGTTCAGCGCGATCGTGCAGAAATGCCTAGATGACTGCGTCTTCCCGGATaagtggaagcggcagagacagGTATTACTGCCGGAGGTctggaaaccaccaggtgacccatcggcatatagaccaATCTGTCTGCTAGACACAGCGGACAAGGTGCTTTAGAGGGTAGTCCTCAATAGAATTGTGAGACTCACCGAGAGTGAAACCAGTCTGTCTCTACAAGTGCTTCATATATGATTTGTTCGAATTCTGTCTCCTTGACAAAATACAGCCTAAAGAACATTCAAAAAACAATAATGCGAAACCAAGCATGGTGTCAAGCAACTAGTTCGGCTTCAGCAAAAGTGGATGCATCCACgatggatgctattctctccgtcCCCGAGACGGCCAAGGTAGCACTTCAGCGTAAGAAAAGGGGctttcgctattgcgcaattgtCACACTAGACGTGAAAaacgcgttcaatagcgccagctgaGACGCTAAAGCCTACGCGCTTCGGAGTCTCGGAATGCCGCTGCccctgtacaagattctggaaagctACTTCTAGAATCGAGTGCTGGTCTACAACCCATATGGAAGTCAGAAATGCGTCTCGATTACCGCAAGGTTCAATCCTGAGTCTGGTACCGTGGAAGACGGTGTGCTGATGCTTAAGCTCCTGCCGGTAGTGGTAATAACTCTAGAAGTATACGGCGAGTCAGTGATCCGCGCTATCCATTAGCGCGTCATAAGACAGAGGTTATCACAGTGAATAACCGTAAATCGGAACAGAAGGCGGCGATTAGTGCCGGTATCTGCATTATcgcctcaaagcgatcgttgagGCTCTCGGGGTTATGATCGACTACAAGCTTACGTTTGGGAGCCATGTCGACTATGCCTGCAATAAATCTTTCAAGACTATAGCGGCATTTACGCGCATGATATCAGCATGATAATAGCTCGGCGGTATTTAGCAGCAGGCGGAAGCTGCTTTCTAGCGTGGCAACGTCCATACCCAGGTATGGCGGATCGGTGTGGTCGAAAACGTCgggtacccgatcagaagagcaaaactaaaaaattacaaaatcctATCAACACAagataaaaataacatattttgatacgattttatatttttccataTGATTTTGATAACAAATTGGATCTGAATGAGTACAATAAAGtttttctgaaacaagtctaacaaattttttgtctctatcaaaacctgttattTCTAACAacggttgttattatactgttgtTAAGCTGGAGTGCTATAAACTCTTGTAGGCTCCATTTGTCCGAATCCACCAATATAAGAGTACAGCGAGCAtgtgttacagtaggttttcatgtatcaaaaatactaattttTCTTGTGTTAAAAGATAGACGGATGGTTTTttgacaaagttttagaacgtgcaagaatatgaaactttgttgaacaaacaaaatttctatctccaTTGGGTATAGAGTTACagattattttattcaaaagttagttttttgtacttaacttttgttagttacatttaacaagaaaacattgttttaaagaagcatttgggcatacaaaacacacgtttttgttgaagaccacacgtCTCTAGGACGTTTCCTTACAAATTAATCGCATATTTTAActaattttttcgataattttataattttaaagttcatctgatcagtgtgacgtcttcgacaaagttgtagataatgattTTGTCTATACGAAGAAAATATACACCatagaaaaagtatttttttagcaaaataaatcataaaaaattcaaatacctTGTCTTAAAAAGCttatcgtaaaaaaaaacataaaaactacgaaagattcactaaatattgatggttaTCTGATCAACAAAACATGAGGAACAATAAAGTTGGAATTTGATAGCAAATCCTACTATCCctgtaaaaagcaaagcaaagctttggtgctacactccgattcggaactcgaccttcttcTTTATGatacacaggcttcgcagccaacttttagtgtacagaacaattgcggagctagcgctacgatcccactgacaccaacagtctctctcccgagccaagacatcgtacatcgtacctcgagatcagctgGGAGAGTCAACCAACCCTGCAATCACCTTGAAAAGACATTATCAGATGGCTAGGAGAAGTTTTAAGATTTGGTAGTCTCGATCAGAAATGAATGATCTCGAAAAAGCAAATGTTTTAATACAGCCAGGgagaatttttacttttttcattttgactcGAATCAATAGTTCTCGATTAGTCAGGTAATTTGACATTAAACGGATTCTCAAATTATATTCCGATTCAGGGAGTAAAATCTAAATCCATCCACCTAACAAACACTGTTTGTCGTTTTGACTacaacaaatatttttgttacTGGCATATCAAATAATGCAATAAATATGCTCCTAGGTAAAATAACTATCGACATAATAATATGTCTGTTACTTTTCATGTGTAAAAGCAATTTGACTTGAATTCAGCATGTACGATAGTACATGTTAGTAACCACATGTTActtattttgttatttgaaacGAAATGTTTTTTTCCAGAATTTTACTGGTAAGAGTTATTTACCGCGGATGAAATAAACAACAATGACCTCAGGTAATTTGAGGAGCACAGACTGAAAAATGCATCCAGCTAATAATTTTATGGGCGGAACTCACAGACAGCAGATATTATGTTAGGTAACATCTAGCATACAGCCAGTTAGGTAAACTTTTCAGTTTCTATCTTCTATTtatattaataaataaatatcatCGTAATGTACATTTCTATCATCGTAATGTAACATTTCTATCATCGTAATGTTTTCAACATCATACCAAGAGAGAACATCCGTGATTACGAAcagaaattttctaaaaatgacAAGCCGGCAGtgccaaattttattatttacgtTAGCGCACGTCTGTGTGATAAGTTACGCACAGAAAAGAAGTGATTGCGAAACAACAGCAGAAGGACCTGCTTCTTGTGTACCACTGTCGGAATGCAGGTCCATAAAGCAGTTACTTCAGAGATCGATATTGTTCGGTAGTGATCTTCAACGTCTCGAGGCCAGTCAATGTGGTTTTCATCAAGATGAACCACTTGTATGTTGTACCAGTCCTGCAACACGACCACCACAGAGCGCTCAGTCTACTGTCAAAGACAAAAATTCACTTTTACCAAAGGCTCCCGACTGTGGAACACAGCTCATCAATCGCATCGTGGGAGGAGAGCGAACACGTATTACGGATTTCCCCTGGACAGTCCGCATTCAACATTACGATCGGCGTTACGAAGAATATGCGTTTCACTGTGGAGGTTCACTGATCAACAAAAAATATGTGCTAACCGCTGCGCACTGCGTGTCTGGCATCCCTGCCAGTTGGACCATCAGCGCAGTTCGTCTTGGTGAGTGGGACGTTTTATCAGATCCGGATTGCGTCAATGATGATAACGATTGCTTTGATCCGGTCCAGGATATACAAGTAGAGAAGGTGATTGTGCATGAAAAACTCATCAACACTCGGTTACAGGTGCACAATGACATAGCACTTTTGCGATTGGCAAAGGAAGCCCGAATGTCACAGACCGTTCAACCTATTTGTTTACCTCTTAGTAAAGAATTTGACACTCGTCGATACGATGGTATAAATATGTTTGTCGCAGGCTGGGGGCAAACTGAACTGGAGACGAACAGTCGATACAAGCTAGTAGTCGGTGTGAAAGGAGTATCGCAACAACACTGCCGTAGGCAGTATCTAACAGCGAACATCGATGATCGGCAAATCTGTGCCGGAGAGGAGAGCGGAAAAGATTCCTGCAAGGGAGACTCCGGTGGACCTCTGATGGACATGGTCGTGTCGGAAAGTTCAGTCGTGTACTACCTGTCCGGGATAGTTAGTTTCGGAAAACGGTGCGGAATGAAGAATGTTCCTGGAGTGTACACAAAGGTTAATCGGTTCGGCGAGTGGATTCTAGCAAATCTCGAACCGTAAGACCATGTAATATAATTTTAGAAAAATTAAGTTAAATGTTATTGAGCTGTATACAagagtttaaataaataatatctGATGATTAACTGATATATTGTATTTTACGATTAATTAATTTTGCTGATAAATTTCTCAGAATAAATGTTTTCTTTACTGAGATGCTCTGAGCTCTTTTTTGACATATGACTCCCAAATTAATAGCTAGAAATACATTACAAATATGGCCTGTTTTCGAGTTCAATCTGATTTTTTACCAATTTCGGTCACCTCATGAGGTTACCGAAATTGGTTCAGTCACTTGGACCGTCGACAATGACATTTCAGACTGCTTGAAGTCAGGCTCAGTCATCTCACTTGTCATAATGACATAATGACAGTTGAGTAAAAAGTGAAacggaaaaatttgtttttatttttatataaaatgtgGATCTTCCCCTTCCCATCCAAAGAAGAAGCAGCACACCATTTCCCGGAGGTAGCAGGGAAACGTATACTGACACAGACGTTGGATATTCCTGCAACATCCGGAGGGCAAATTCAGCTACACGCAAAAGACGAAGATGGATTCTGATCCCTCCACACCGAGACGGCCAAGGGCCTCGGTTTGCTTTTGGAGCAAAAGCCTAACTAACTGAGGCGGTTACCTCTCATTGCCTTTGTTCTGACTACCTTTCGTTTGACAAAAAAGGCAACCTTTCGTTTTCACTCCTACCgatgcacataggagtatttgagacaaaaagctggccaaaagtccaagtcgctcttttttggtagtaattggatatatttatatcaaaaacgtgttatttccgtaaaatcaacacaaaaaaggtgacattCATTTAAAACGTCAcccaatatataaaatatttcttTAAATTCGCTTACTCCATTTTTGTGGTGTTTTTTACACATTATTTGAAACAAAGATTTAGAAATTTCCATATAAATCTTctttattaaataaaataaaaaaaacaggagggttgtgtgcaaagccaagaccgcaaggatgaagtagaatactttttcaagaaagataacccggctgtcagtcattttttctagtcaataaacgttgactaatcagatcaatcgaatttttcgcttcaacaaggattgactattttcaataatatagtaagttacttgttatggttggggcttgacaatttttaaattttgagatgaaatttattCATCAGGTTTTAATTTCATCCtggaaaggacaatttgttgttcaatttagtatcggataagatgccgattacatctttgcgttatcactgacagtgcgaacaaagtattcgttgtgatgaagtaaacagtgaaatgctgatttaacactgaaaactagacggctcacgtgttgtcaaaataagtcaacttttcattgaatgcattcactagtgcccactatcgcacagagactgcatttcactaaagtgcctcactgcatcagccgctatcgatgctgagatccgctgcaactagtgtgttatgcattgctacgccacagctgtggcaactttccgccatcgctggtatccactgcactgctagtgctgctgctaagggagaagAGATGCTAAGGGAGAGATGCTAAacttatcgattgttatcgatattagtaagaaatcatcgataactatcgatagccatatcagccgatatttcccatccttccTCTTATACTGACAAAGAGcacattttaaattgcaaggtctatgtttctgtcgactgtgcttgggaagcaatcatgttaacgaccaaccagatcaatcgaattttacgcttcaacaaggattgaccattttcaataatatagtaagttgcttgttattggggcttgtttttaaattttgattatgcgaaaaattgatttttatgcagataatgtaAAGATAATGTCGTGttcatgactgaacgaaaagataattcagtacgttaaAGTAAAATTATAatgtttacaaatttaaaaatgtgaattatctcattagaaaattttaactcAAGTTGTTATTTCATTCTGAAaaagacaatttgttgttcattttagtatctgTTCAAAGCAGAATCGGGGTTTTCGGCTTTGCTCTCGTTAAGCACCACACaggatttaaattaaactaactaCTGAGGAGAACAACGTTTATTGAAGCTCCGAACCGTTTCGCGTTTCGATGGAAAAGAGACCGTCTCTTTATTTCTAGCCGCTATGTACCCTACGTTGtgacaaattttattatttttatagcgCGAGAGTTAACTTTGCAGTGCTATAATTGCATTGACCACTGACAGTCTCTTTATATTAAAGCAACGCTTCTTATTAGAAACTgtcagtatcggataagatgccgatcacatctttgcgttatcactgacagtgtgaattaaatattccttgtgataaaaaaaaaccgtgaaaagctgatttaatactcaaaactagacggctcacgtgttgtcaacataagtcaacttttcattgaatgcatttactagtgcccactatcgctcagagactgcatttcactaaagtgcctcactgcatcagccgctatcgatgctgagatccgcttcaactagttcgctatccatagccatgccacagttatggccgctatacgctgccattggtatccactgtccctgcatcagctggcccagctgctatcgttgctggaatccgctgcaactagtgcgctattcattgctacgcctcagctgtggccgctttccgccatcgctggtatccactgcactgttaGTGCTTAGCAACAGCACTATCGGATAGTGCTTAGCAACAGCTCAAtcagggaggacgactgctgttgtcgctgtctagaactataatgagcggcttcggctgaaacaggctcttatataggccaaatagcatgttttgaattgcaaggtatatgattctgtccaccgtgcttgggaagcaatcatataacgaccaatcagaggtcgaatttttcattttgacaaggcttgactattttcaatagtacaatagtgtgaataataaaattacaattatcttcttttgggaagaatcttagaagattttccaatctatcgcTGCAAGtacgaaggaaatctatcgaatactaaccgatttattagcatttgaaattggacatatttttcacttttttcggttttagattttcatttcacatccctatgtagccgaacttcctgagagaagtattctacttcaaaagaggaACCAAgaggaagatttttcttttcgtatattttcagAAAGCTTTGACCTTCCTGACAATGAATAAAGCTTCGACGGGACTTGCGCGGAAGGTTACTAAATCATATAAttaatttcacaatattatggacTTTTCGCGGTCGGTTTTCACAATCACTTATTTCGTAAACAATCcatgattattttatgcattcaacgttttaaatattgcaaaacattttacttatcttgtagattatgtcctgtgaaagagaaaaactttttgacaatttttttcaattttttacgcCACCCGAGCAGTAGCACGTGTTTTTTAAACTGACCAAATTACTGTGGAATAACTTTGAAATATAACAGTTTGGTTTATGTGATAAGGCACAAATGGGTTCTTGGATAGCATGAGGGTATgtttcaactgaaatcaattaaaaataatggaaatcgtgtattttgtatgtcggacttttggccaactttttgggtcgaatactcctatgtgcgatgACGTTTTGCAACCTCGCATCAGTATATAACTAATGAAGGCAAAAATGAAACAGTAAAAAGGCATGAATCTTAAAGCCGGAGAAAAGTTGAGGTGATGCTCGTTTCAAACGAGAACCGTAGTAATACATTGAATCTGCACGAATTTAATTGTTAGTGACGTTCCGGTGGTTCATTTTCGGCATAAACCTTGATTAATTTGATGAACTGTATATGAAGTGAAAAGCTGGCGATAGCCtcttatttcaattattaaATTGATTACATTGATTTGATGTTAACATGCAttcaaaactgatgtcttgtagGAAagtgtgctctttgaaaattgtGTTTGTGCTTTTGTGAAACTTGTAATGGAATATGCGTACACTCATTCTAACTTTTTAGTAGGTATATATACCTGTCATTTATTAttcgtctattttttttttaattatttaaggcctttgcaaattttattttcattttatgtccaACTTTACCGactttctggatactgggttcgccgtacagttgcgccagctcgtgattcattctTCGCTCCCATACGCTATCCTCACATACTTGGCCGAAGATGGTCCGAAGCATACATCGTTCGGAAACGGCCAATGCTTGCGAACCTTTCTCGAGCATtgtctcgtgcccgtagaggactaccggtcttatgagcgttttgtatgTATACGGTGCTCTTGGTACGGGAGCGAAGTTTGCCAGACTTTAAatcttgtggagtccgtagtaagcacgacttccagctactATACGTCGGaggatttctctgctgcagttgttgtctgatgTTACCTATGATCCAAGTTACACAAATTCGATTCGGTGGttacctcgaactcatctccgTCGATCACTACGCTACTGCCTCTGCGAGCCCTATTGCGCTCGGTTCCCCTGCTAGCAGATACAGTATGTCCcataaaaaatgcgaaaatctAAACATCagtttcaaataagtttagaaaataataaaaaatcataatttaattCAGGAATCGTTTATGAGGCCTTTCATGATTACATTACTCAGTATGTCCACCATTTTTCGCGATCATCTTCTCCAAACGGGAACGGAATCGAGAGCATACCTTCTCAATGTATGAGTCAGTTCTCGAGTTCCATGTTCCTTTGCAATGGAAGCTTTCAGGGCGCCAACCCTGGGGTGCGAACGTTCACAGGCCTTAGCCTGAACATATGCCCATATTGTGTAATCCAAAGGATTCAAGTCCGGGCTGCTGCCAAAATTCTATGTTTTACTTCAGCCACGCTTGAGTCCTTTTTGAGGTATGACACAGTGCTCCGTCCTGTTGGAACATGACGTGTTGGTGTGCACCAAAATCAATGAGAGAACGTGGTCCTTCAAAATGTTCATGTAAACCTCGGTATCAACTTTAAATCCAGCTTTAATAAATACTGGACGCATTTTCAAGCCGTTGGACGCAACTGCCCCGAAAACCATGACTCCGGCTGGATGATTGGTTGTAAACTGAAATTTTACGTTCTCTGGATTTTTTTCCGTGTACTTATACATCGCGTTTGTTTACGGTGCTAAGAATTAGCTATTTTTCGAGTGTTATATTGTTTGAAAGCCGCCGAAGTGTTTCTCCAAACGGCAATATTGTGATTCGTGTCTGTTTGATCGACTCGAAGTGCATTGCTAAGACAATCCAAGTGTGTTTTGCCGGTTTTTAGTTTCGGTGAAAGTGCAGTGCGTTGTTTGTATTTTTGCTTCTCGCACTACCGTCACGCTCAATTTTTTCGATTGAGGCGACATCTTGTGGTTATTTTCGAAAACTGAAATATACAGCACGGATACACACCTCATATAAAACGGACTATGGATTCAAACTGCTACCAGTGCTCTAAGCCGATCAAAACTATTGAGGTGATTCAATGTAATGGTTTTTGTCATCAATCTGCGCATTTAAAATGCGTTGGTCTGAAAAGACCTCAAGTCGACTTCGTGaatgagcaaaataatatcTTGTGGTTTTGTGACCACTGTATTGCTCAATTGGAGTACATAAAACAAAATCCCATGAAAACGACCCAGGATGTTGTAGCAATTGTTTCGGATGCCGTTCGCGAGTCACTGTGTGAATTAAAGATAGAGCTTCAAGAAACCAAAGAGCTAACTAAGACATTAGTCGACAAACATCAGTCCAATGATTCCGCTGCTTTGGGACGCACTCGCACTGCTTGGCCAAGCATTAAGCGCACTCGTGATACGACACCTAAATCTCGCCCTGATTTAAAGCTTGTTGGAGGaacaaaatcggttgatatGGGAAGCACAATAGTAGCAACTGTTGCAAAACCAGGCGAAAAATTCTGGCTTTATTTCTCCAGAATTGCTCGTCATGTTCTAGAAGCAGATATTTCCGAGCTAGTAAAACAATGCTTGGAAACTCAACAGCCAGTCGATGTTCGGAAGCTTGTGCGTAAAGATGCTGATTTGAATCAGTATGCTGTCATTTCATTCAAAGTAGGAATAGAAAAGGAGTTGAAAGATAGAGCACTTGACCCATCTGTTTGGCCGAAAGGAATTTTTTTCagagaatttgaaaatttgaaagctGAGCGGGATTTTTGGGGACCTGCGAAAATTCCACGAATCGACGTTGGGACCCCCCGGATCGATGCAGTTTCAACGCAACATTAAATTCCTTCTTCCACCGAGAACTGACGACAACGGAACGCACGCCATATCGCATGATGGAAGCCTCTGATCCACCCGACACAGTCGACAACTATCGTTCTTCTTCGTCTTCAGCAGTCTGTTCCGGCCATTTAAGTCGTTCCGTTCCTGTGTTCGGAGTTGGTGAAGAGGCTATCCAACCTTCTCGCTTAGGCAAGTATGATTTTATTAGAGCTTCTTCGTGTCCTGAATTTCATCCAAGTTGCAGTGTTGCTTCATCCCTTTATTCGCGATTTACGGAGACCGAAACAGTGCCATTCTGTGATAAAATTTCCAGTACCATGccatcaaaattattttcatccgCCTTGTCTACTTCTGCCTATCGGATACTGGGACGCAACGAAGTTAGCATTATGGAAACCCCCAAGCCCCCCTCCACTGTCGAGCCACTGCCGCCAGCGATCATCAGCCGTCCCGGTCCAGTGCGTGGGTGTGGTGAAGGGGTTCTCCAACCCGCTGTAAACGGCAAGTACCCGCTTAGTTTGAACGCTTTCACCGCTGACGAAACTTCCGCTTCTAGGACTGCTGTGATTGgtaatataaaaatttactaCCAGAACGTGAGGGGATTACGAACAAAAATAGATGATCTGTTCCTGGCGACGCTTGACTCGGAACACGATGTTATTGTTTTGTCCGAGACAAGGCTGAACAGTGAAATAAACTCAGTGCAGCTATTTGGAACACAATATAATGTATACCGCACTGATCGTGATGCAGCTAGATCTGGAAAAATGCGAGGTGGTGGTGTCCTTATTGCTGTATCAATCCGATTTGCATCCAGGCGCAATTTGTGTACTCATGACAAACTTGAACAGCTTTGGGTGAATATTAATTGTCGGGGCAGCAGCATTTGCATTGGCGTCATATATCTAAAacgtaaaataaaatttataataaaatCCAAGATACATTTATAGTTTTAAGTTGTAAAATTTCCGCATGGACTTTTGATTTAGAATGCCTGGTAAACAATTCTCGAATGCTAGAAAAACTAAGCACAACTCACGCATCTTAGTAGGCAAACTACCAATACTGTGGTTTTAGTACAAAAAATAAgggataataatagtaaaacaaGTAAACAACACAGCTAGAAAAATATAAACTCGGAATAGATAACAAACTACAGGTTTTCTAGTCGAGACGTTAACCTTTATGGCAAGAGTT from Wyeomyia smithii strain HCP4-BCI-WySm-NY-G18 chromosome 3, ASM2978416v1, whole genome shotgun sequence encodes the following:
- the LOC129728544 gene encoding serine protease easter-like gives rise to the protein MTSRQCQILLFTLAHVCVISYAQKRSDCETTAEGPASCVPLSECRSIKQLLQRSILFGSDLQRLEASQCGFHQDEPLVCCTSPATRPPQSAQSTVKDKNSLLPKAPDCGTQLINRIVGGERTRITDFPWTVRIQHYDRRYEEYAFHCGGSLINKKYVLTAAHCVSGIPASWTISAVRLGEWDVLSDPDCVNDDNDCFDPVQDIQVEKVIVHEKLINTRLQVHNDIALLRLAKEARMSQTVQPICLPLSKEFDTRRYDGINMFVAGWGQTELETNSRYKLVVGVKGVSQQHCRRQYLTANIDDRQICAGEESGKDSCKGDSGGPLMDMVVSESSVVYYLSGIVSFGKRCGMKNVPGVYTKVNRFGEWILANLEP